The following nucleotide sequence is from Pochonia chlamydosporia 170 chromosome 4, whole genome shotgun sequence.
ACGAGGACATCGTGGGTTTCCGGAGCTGAAACGGTATCGTAGTTGAAGTGGTCGACAACGGTGCCGGTACGTTCAGCAGGGAGCGCAATGTCAATTTCAGATAGCAGGGACGTCAGTGATGAGGAGGCGGGCGTCGTGGACGACAGAGCAACGAGGATATTGCCGTCGGcgttgacaaagtcgacgaGAATGTTGGGCGTCAAGTTGGGTCCGAGAGCTGCAGGCCATCCATCAGCAATTGGTCTTTACAATCACGAAAGTTATTCTCAAATCTcacccttgaccttggcggGCAAAAGCACCAAGTGGTCGTACGTTCTCTCCCCCAAATGGAACAGCTTGACATGTTCGCTCCTCGGCGTGTCATACGTAATCTGGTATCCCCTCTCTACAGAACAAACAGTTAGCGCTGCATTTAATCGATCCCCGCCGTAGTGTTGTTCGTCGAGAAATTCGCTTCAATGTATCCGTACCTCTCAAATCGCCAAAGAATTGCTTGTAgttgtccttctccgccaCATCATCCAGCACGACCAGCAACCGATTCCCAGCGGTGCTGACGGCGGAAACAGCAGCGGCGAAGACAAAGATGGCCGTGCTCAAAAACGACCGCATCTTGGACGTGGTATTCGCTCAATTCGCTGCTGGATGAAAAGGGCGAAACGGATGTTCCAATTCGTCGTGGGTTGTTGAGTGGACGTTGACCAGCTTGCCCACGAGTTGGCACGATAGCTGTCTGGTTCGAGGAGCAGCTCCTTGGGGTTTGGGATACGTAGCCTCCTGTCCCATCCACTTGCAGCTTGTGCCTGTGAGCTCCAGTTCCAGGCTAAATGTGGGGGCGAGTGCTGCACCACACCAACACACCCGTTCAAGGCACATTCATTCGTACTGAGTCCGGAACAGGTTTTTTCCGGCATTATGCACCCATCGCCAATTGGAACAACCTCATTCATCGGAATCAACCAGCTCTCTGCCTCTCCTCGTCGACATTCAATTCCACTGAGTACGCCCACCTGCGCCCTCACCTCCAACTCAGTCGTATCTAACTAACCTCTCCTCTCAACACCAGGCCACCATGTCTGCGCCAATCTTCTGGTCCACCCCCCTCAAGTACTGCCGCTGGGCAGCTCGCGAGAGACCCGCGCTCTTCTGGTCCGTCATTATCGGTGCCACTGGTCCCATTGCCATGCCCATCGTGCCCCCGATCCGAAAATACTTTGGCGACGTTGATCCTGCGCCGATTCCTGTCACATATCCCGGTACGACTGTCCCCAAGCTACTAATCCGTGCATCATGAGCAGTGGATGGAATCAAAGAAGCTAACGTGCGGCAGTTCCTACGGGCCCTCGGAAACAATTGACGGGCTACGACGACTAGAAAATACGAAAATATGAAGGGAATAACCAGAGAGAAGGAAAGGCGATACTAGACATTTCACGACAACTACCCGTCGTGGACCATGTACAAAACCAGCGGCGTTTTTCGAGGCCAACTCGCAGATTGGGCGATCATATTACCGCCTGCATTACAAATTAACGCTACAACTTTTTTTATTTAAATCAAAATATTGTCTGCGAATGCCTTTTGTCGTCCAAACCAGTAACTATGTTCTTGCGCCGTGGCCTGAGCAGCTCGTATTGCCATGTCCAAGTCTACGCTGTTCCCAAAAGACCAATAACTGAATGCTACGCCGCAATGCCACGGCCGTTCATGCCTCCAAGTCTAAGTTATATCAGGTGTCGTTATGTCCTCTCTCAAAGATGATACGCTATCACGGTGATGTCTACTCGATTTGCGGCTACGAAGGACCAGACTCTATCTGTCTCCCCGGCCAAAGTTCCATTCAAACTGCAACCCCAGTTAGTAAAGACACCGCGTTTTTGCACCTGTTGTAGGAACTTACCACTctaccatcttcatctccagtGTACAAACAAGTGGGCATAGGAGCAATACAGGTTATCCCAGCATCTGTATTGTCCTGTGTATCGCTCTTGAAGTCGACATGGTCCAACCGTCTGAGCAGCTCGAGAGTCCATTTACCTCCTAGAACACATTTCCTCCAAACATTGACTCGACCTCTACTGTGCCCAGTAAAAATTAAGCAATTCTCAAGCCACTCGTTTCCGGCACCTTCGTAAAATGCACAAGATTGCACATAGTCATCTTGCTCTGTGCAAACGTTTTGGTCCAGAATGAGTGTACCATTCAGGGTGTACAGGAGGATGTTCGGTCCCGAGCATAACAAAACTTCTCCAGATACATTGTTCATGGCGGCGCACTCCACAAGCCGCACAAGAGGGAGTTTTCGGATAAATGTGAGTTGGTTGAGGTCCCATAAGAAAGCTTGTCCGTCCGCAGATGCCGTAACAAATGTACTAAAGGCTTTGCTGACAGCGATAGCAGTGACCAGGGTCTTGTGCCCAAACACGCTGGACCGCGGAACAAGTTCCACGGGTTTGCCTGGAGCTGTGTGTACCGTGTAGACAGACACGACGCAGTCCTCGCCCGCAGTGATTAAAGTCTTGGAGTCTGCAAAGCAGGCGCAAGAAATCTGTCCGGTATGGAGATTCTCGAATAGTCCCGCGGGCTGTCCACTAGTTAGTTTGCAGTCCTATATGTTTACAATGAGAGAAACAGACCTTGCGGTTGTCGCTGAAAAAGAACCGGATACTACTATCTGCATAACCCCATTCCAGAAACTTGTCGTAGGGTGCAAAGTTCAAACGGAACGCTGACGCGCATAATAGCCGATCGAGTTTTGGGGCATATATCAGAGACGCAACTCGTTCATGGCTCTCTACACAATTGTCAGCTTTCAACCTTTGCGAAATTCGATACAGGAGGATGCTCACCTAGCAATGGCCGAGGAAGACACGTCAACGAGAAAATGGATGTGTCCAGCCGTCTGATTGGGCATTGCGTATACTCCCGCGCAGGATGCGGTTTGTTAAACACTTGGTGCGGTGTTTGTCCGAAATTGTGAATGACACCTGCTGTGATGGCTCTTTCATTGGCGTCAGTAATGCGATCCAAGTCACTCGCGCCACCGTAGGAGAGGTGATGGAACACGTTGAGATTTTCCACAGCGGCTTCTCCTCTTTGTTTACACCCGAAGACGAGATCGATCCAGTGGTGCAAGTTTTCGCTCACATATGGACTCTCTAACGCTTCTCGGTGCTTTGCAATGAATATCTTGGGATCTCCCTTTGCCCACGGTGGGAGCTTGACATGATCCACTCTGGCCCctgtgctttgctttcgGCCGAAATCGTAGCCATTAATGTTAGTCAGGAATTCAGGTAGGCAGAAGAATTCGGGAATCAGCTCTCTGACATCAGTTTTGTTTTTTGACGATGCGGAGGTCCACGCGTCGCCTATGGACTGGAACAGTCGATCTGCGTGGTCAAAACTGTCTCCTTGAACAAGGAGATAGGACTGTACAAAAGGCGGCAATCGAATCAGGTATGAGCTGACTATCATGGCTGATGAATAATGTGTACCATAGTGGAAGGGGGTCTGGCCAATCTCCTTTAAAGCGCTATACGTCTCGGCAAATCCTGGAACTCGGGCTTGAGTCTGGGCACCCATGGGCTTGGATAGGTCGCGGAATGTTGCCGGATCCTCGAGATCGAGGTCCTCGCTTGTATAATCCGCGAGAATCCATGGAAATACCGGATATTGAGTCAGGTCGTTGAAAGTTCTACCTGCCATGGTATTCACCATCATGAGATAATGAAAGTTTGAAACCTCTCCTCTCTGCCAGCGCTTCACAATCGGGTTTGATGGCGCAGAGTTGAAGAGCGTACCGATTCTCGATCCTAATCCTGCGCCAAAACCCTGAGGAGATTCATCAAAAGTCTTGAGTCCTTCGAGCCTCCAAGCGTCTTCAGGATTTGGCAGAGCATTAGTCGTGCTTGTGTGGGGCGCCTTGTTAAGAAGCTTGCCATACACTGTATCTCGAACACCAGAGTTTAGCATGGTAAGCAGATAACTTCGTCCGTCAGTGAAAAATATCTCAATAGCAACATCTCGGAATAGAAAGCGGCGCTTGGAGAAACTGATGACATCTTGCCACTTCCAATGACGTGAATCTTGATCACGCATGCCAGCATTTTGGCGTTTCTCAAGTGTCTTTGTTCCGGTAACCACCATGGTGAAGGGGTCTCGCTCCTCTGGGGGTGCTTGccaaacattgacaatgtcTCCGCTGGCACACTGAAAGACATTGTCCATCATGTACAAGGCATCTTTACCAACGATAAGAATGCCTTCACAAGCTTCCAACCCGGTGATTCGAGACATATTGTAAGCCGCCTGAACTTGATCTCCATGCTCTAGACGTCGCATGACCTTTCGATTCTTGTCTTCAAATGTATCTTCTCCGTCAATTGGTTCGTTGGGATCGTCCACGAGCTCAAAATCGTCCTCCGTCATCAACCCTTGGTCTTGCTTGCCTGATGCAGAGTCAGATTCCACAGGTGCCACGTCGTCATTCCCACTAGTAAGATTCGCAGACGACGACGTGCGGCTCGGTGTAGTATTGGCCGACACCGCGGTGTTAACAGTTGTGTTCACACGAAGGGGGACAGAGGCGGCTTCCATCGCTTTGCCCTTGGATTGATACTTCTCATCAATCCCGGAGGAGTCTGGCAGAAGTCGTAACCTCATTCGGTTTCGGCCTTCAGTTCTATCAAGCTTCCACTTCAAAATGGTAGGCTCGCTAAAGACAGCACCCGGACGTCTCAAATCTTTCTCCATCCTGCGATAGGCAGCTCCTAAATAGGCCATGTCATCTTGCTGGTCCTGCAGGAGTCTTTGGTACTTATAGTACTCGGAATTAAATATGCTCTTCATCCAGGCAGTGTTGCCAATATCGTGATTGAGAATTGTTTTTCCCGCGTTAACACCTTCAGAATGCCAAGACTTCAGTTTTTCCTTACGCTTAGCAAGCCTACCCCTGGCGCTATCGCCAGTTCGTTGATTCTCAACACTGACAAAGTCTTCCCAAGTTTTAGCAATGTTCCCAAAGAATAGTTTGTCGAGTGACGGTCGGTGTTTGTCCACCCAGAGGACAAaagtctcatcatccactTCTGTGAGCTTCTGGAAATCTTGCGAGAGTTGTCGTTGGTCCGGAGTCATGCATGATCGAATAAGAGCCGTCGACTCTGATGGCTTTTGTACCATGACAATCCTGAGAAAGTTGGCCGCTGCAATTCTGATGGCTGTCTTGCCATCAATGAGTTTCATGTACAGCTGGTACCAAAATAATCTGAAATATTCGTCATCATGACCAAAACACTCAAGGATAGACATTTGCCAATATCCCAGCTTATTCATAAAGTCTTTGGCCTCTTTTTCAGTGACCCGAGCGTTTTCCAAGTCCGACAGCTTCAGCAGAATGATTCTGAGCAGGCAGCTTCGGATGGTAGACACTGCCTGGCTACATAAGCGAACGCTCTTGAGGTTCGCAACGTCTGGCCGTTGTAAGTATTCGAGGTTCGAGCCAATGAAGTCAATCATGACCTCTGCCCCGTCAATGAACCAGCCTTCAAAAATTGCCTCCGACATTTGGGCGCAAAGTCGTGAGATATTGGTTAAGAGACGAGGCTCGCACAGTGATTTTTGGTTGAGATGTATTCTGTCCATGGCTTTTCCCAAGATCTTCTTCAAAAGATAGGATTCAAAATATGCCTGATGCTCTTGGAAGCCCGGCGGAACCTTTGTGAACAGGGCGAATCCGGAAAAGTCCTTTCTGTTCCAGACTTGGTCCAAGAACACCTGGAGAACAAGCTCCAGCATCCCTTCTAGGGCAGGAACGCCTGAGTTAGCGTCAGCCGTTTCATTTGGTCGCTGTGAATGCCGTTCCAAATCTTGCTGGCGGCTTTGGTTTGCTTGCTGAGCCGTGAGCAGCACAAAGGATGAGGCGCGGCGCAGTGGTGTACCTTTGGGAGGAGTCGACTGTGGCGATGGCAACACATCGACACTACTGGTTCTGACGATTGGTGCCGGAGCAGATCCTCGCCCCATAGGGCAAATGATAACATCGCTGCCGTCAAACGTGAGAGCCGAATCTCGCGAGTTTAGCTCAACTTCTGGCGTGACCGCATCGGTGCTTACGATGCACGGGTACACCGCATTGAGCAGCATCCGCATCCAGTCGGAAGAGATTGCAAAGTCTCGAAAGTCAGGGGATCGTTCATGTAGCTCCTGAAGAAACTGCAGCACCCCAAGCAAAACTTGTGGTTCCGCCATTGGGCTGTCAGTTTCATCCAAGTTGGTAACTATTCCAGAGTCAGTTAACCAGCGCACGAACTACACGCAACTTTGCACACATACCTTTGCAGTCCATTGCTATTGAAGGGTCTGATACTCGGCTTCCTGCTTCATTGGTACCGTTATCCTTTTTCCGTGaatcaccatcatcttgctgCTTCATCACATCCTTCAGACCATGCTGAAGCATTGACGTTACAATCACAAGGGACTCTGGATACGCTACTTTTCGCTTCGAGAAAAGATTAAGGAGCGAAGTTTTGTCAATGCCTTGATCCATACTGATGTTGGCAGCGTCATAGCCAAATAAAATGCTGAAGCAGATTGGCCATAACTTGGGGTTGGCCCAGAATCGCTTCAATTTATTGGCCATGATTATGAATCCACCAGATTTCCCAGCAAATTTTGACGTGTAGCTGGACCCATGGGAAACCAAAAGTCTGGCCAAAATTCTACAGCCATGTATGACGACTTCGGCATCATCGTCGGCGAGGAGGTACAGTAGCCACTACAAACAGTTAGATACAGAAAGGCTACTGTTTTGAATCTGTCTCACCTTATTTGTTACAGTTCTTGCAAACTTCTTAATATGGTTCATGTTTCCCTTTTCGCATAGAATGCGGGAGTACATAGCCAATACCCGTGTACCAAGCTGTCGCCTAGTCAGGAATTTGGTACCAGCAAGTGGTGTTGCCACCCTCAAAGGGTCCACAAAGCTCTTCTTCAGAGCGCCTGGCGTTGTTGGTCGGGAAATGGAAGCTGAAGCTTTGGGAGTGCGAGGATTTGATGCCGGTGGAGTGTGGAAAGCATATGTAATGAACAAGGAGAGTGATCGCATAACTTCCTGGCTTAGATTCGATTTGACTAGTATATCAAAGGCCAGCATGAAGTGAGTCACGACATCCTCAGAAACCGCCTCGCCTTTCATGGCGTCTAGCAGTCGCTTTACAATTCCTTAAGTGAAGTCAGCGGATGGCGCCATCGTGCAAATTGGGAAGCTACTTACGCATTCGTGTCAAGCGCCGACTGTTGAATTCGTGATGCTTGCTATTTACCGCAAATGTCAGGAATTGTTTATAGTAGAGCTCTTGGATACGAGGTGCTGATTTCCTCCAAATATCGAGGTCAATGAGCAAGATTCGGTACGCTAATGGGTTAACAATAAAAGAATCAATGGGTTCCGCATGATTGTAGCCCACAAAGCCGAGGACAAGGCTCAGAATACGAAACAGCAGGCTATCGCGGTCCTCATTCGAGATTAACAATCGAGATGCGGCAGGTTCCCCTGCTATTTGCGTGCCATAGCCGATTTTGAACCGCAGAAGCATGCCAAGAATACCGTAGCCATTGTCTCGTTCCATAGCTTCACTGTTCCGCCAACTCTTGCGGATACAGTGAAACATGATCTCAATAGCTCTGACAGTCTCATCAACCGTGGTCGCCCGTTCTAATAATTTTAGTGCCAGCGGAGTAAACCCAGCAAGCCTCCAGAGATTCTCGTCGAGATACGATGGGACAGCAACAATTGGAGTCCCACGGAACGACGCCATGCCTTGTGCCCTAAACAATGCGTCTGGGAGGCTGGGCACCGCGCAATTAATTGCCAATGGCGCGCCTTCTTGACTCGATATACGGAACAAATTCCTCGTTGAGATGCGTGGCAAAGATCGCAGCAGGCCAGTATCCAGATACTGGACGTTTTCCGGGAACGTGGCGGAAGGGAGAATGCTCAACATGACTTTGGACTCTGGAAGAAGTGTACTAGCCTTATCTCGAACTGCGCGCAAAATGTCTGAGTTTTCGTCTTTCCCAGGATGGGTGATTTCATTGCGAAGGCCGAGCGTAGCAGACGTTTCGTAAGTTTGGAAGCCGCCCAGGCTGTCTTGGTAATTGCCTTGGTATCTTGGACCCAGTCCATAATGCACAGCCAAGTAATCATCACTGAGAACATCTTCGAACAGGTGTGCCGACGCCAGCGACCATCTCGAAAGTACGCGTCCTGGGCCGGCCTTGCCAGATAACTCCAGCGGAGTTCCCAAAAATGCTTGAACTGGGTTTGTCTTGTTGTGATTCGAGTTGAAGGATGCGAAGCTTTCATTATTATCATTGGAGAGAGGTGGCGTCAGAGGATAGTTGCAGCGAATTTGTTCTGTGAATTCTCCATTGACGTACAAGGATGCCttgctcgtcgtcatggTTTTCGGCCGTCGATGCACAATTGCGATATGGTACCACCTCTTTTCACAGAAGGATACAGATTTGAACCTCACACTGGGCTTGTTTGAGTACACTGACGTCTGTAAAATGAAGTTGTGGGTGTCACGCTCAAGGTACATGAGCACAAAGCATGTCTGAGATGTgtcaaaaacaccaaataaTGTGGTGTGAGCTGTCGGATCAAAATTTTCAACGCGTATCCAGGCAGTAAAAGTGTAGCCAGCTGTCGATTGGGGAGGAAATGGCCGGCCAAGAGTAGATAATTCAAGAGATGAGTGGCCATGCAAAGAGAGATCGAATTGAAAGAATGGTGGGCCAGCATACTTAGACATCATTTCCAGACAAAAGTCGGCAGCTGCGGACCCAGGAGCAGAAAGCAGAAACTGTGTATCTGCAGGCTGGTTGACTCCGAGAAACATGAGCAATTTGCAAATAGCTAACAGTCGTTCACGCTCTGGAGGAGCCAGACACACGCCTTCGCCAAAGGATGCATGGAGAAATTGTGACAAGACACCAGTTGAGTGAACTGCAGCTCGGTTGTATATTGAGTCCGAAATGGCACACAGGATTGTTTCGAGAACAAAAACAGAGCTCGGTGTGGCGGGTGAGTTTGTCGACCGAGGGATAGCCATCCAAAAGCTGACAACTGCTCGAAGGATTTCAGGGTACCGTATTACGGACGTAGGTTTGACGATTTCTCGTACACTAGGACCAATATTCTCAACCGACCGAGCCAGAACCAGGTCCCActgctcatcaccatcctcggACGGAAGCTTTTCTTGGTCTTCATCCTTGGCggaggtgtctggtggtgtcgtTTCCGCATCGGGGCGTAATGCCTTTGCAATGGACTGGCAAAGTAGATCCAAtgcttcgtcatcaagggcaaATGCGAGGAGTTTTCCAAAGATATGGCAGCTAACCCATGGGTCTGGTTCAGCACCTCCCAAGCCAATACTGGCAATAGCTTGCTCAAGAGCCTCCCATccaccgccagcaacacGATATCGAAAGAACCTTCTATTGCCAGAATGATTGCGCAACGCCGAAGAAAGTACCTTGAGAATAGCGCCCAAAAGTCTAAACAACAACATCATTTCTTGCTCGCTTCGTTTCTGAGGATCGTAAAAGCCTGAAAATGCGCGCAAAACATCGAGCAGGACGTCGAAACCACGGGCATGTCGAAAGTCATCTTGCAGAGCTGGCGATTTTGACGCGGACACATGCTGGTTTATGTCTCTCAAAGGTTTGACAAGTCTATTTATATCGGGATAGCCGTTCTCGGCGTACGAGGAGGCGGCACTAGAAAAGCTATCGAGGAGGTTGCGCAAGACTTCGAAAGATTTTGACGTCGTGGGAGCCGATGCCGCGGTCGATGACCGATAACGTCGGGGTTGGGACGACATGGCCGtggaattttttttttaataaATCGCTATCATTCCAAACGCTTTCGTCTGCTCTCCTGAGCCCTCTTCAAGGGTCCAGGTTTTCGCAGGTCAGTGGCAGCATGGGAGAGCCAGGACAGCCGGGTCAAAGTTGTcggatgttgatggcttcgaTGCTGAGTTTCTGCGGGGCTCATACAGGACGGCAGGAGCTCTCTCGAGACTGGCGCCTGCCTTGAAGAAGCCTCTTTTGGTTCACCGACGGGTTAGAATTAATGGAGGAGTTCCTTGAAAGCAGGAATTATGGCAAATTTCTTGTTGTAACCCCAGGTGTGGAGGCCAATGATGGATTTCTTGTGGTGGCAGCTACATAAAACGCGTAAGAGCTTGAGTCGGAGGTTGCTAAAAGCGTCACTCGTCACTGGTCAGCCGTCTGCTGGTGGGTGGTGTCGTGGCTAGAGGCTGTGGCGGGGCTCACAAGGTTCATACTTGACATGCATCCCCAACATCGAGTCAAGGTGCTTTATGCAAAGCTTTTGCTGTCAAATGCTGGCAGCGCCAAAAAATCGCTATTCCTGCTACGAAAGCCAAATTCAGTCAAGCGCACTTTTAACCTACACTCCATTGTATATTTTTGCATCCTTCTACGTACTCACCACGTACCAGAGCAAATACTATTGTATTAACTATAATTTATTATTTTGGCTAACTTTTTTGAACGGCTGGGTACTTGGAAAAGCCGATTTGCTTAACTATATAATTCCTACTATTTATTCTAGTAAGTATACTTCCCAGCTTATCCGTTATACCGCCTGCCATTGCGCTAGTGGGGTAAATACTAAATAGCATCGTCTCTCACCAACATTATCATTAAATAATGGAAACGTTAACAACTCTGCAAGAACAGCTGGACATTTTTGTCTACACTGGCGATGAATGGCAGTTCGAAGATCTGACAAAATATAAACAGTATGGGCTGCACCCCATCCTTCTCGGCGATGTCCTTCCCAAGCTGTCCACTTGTGTTGGGGAACCGACATGGGGCCTAGATATCGAATCATGCTAAAGCTCGGGTATGGGGCATTTGCTACAGTTTGGCTGGCTCGCGACCTTGTTGAGAAGTAAGTTTGTCGCCGATATTGTGTCATTTCGAGAAATTGACTTCTCCCCGTAGACGCTATGTTGCTGTCAAAGTCGGACTTGGATCAGATACACCCCATGTGAGCAGAGAAACCGAGACTCTGTCCCAGCTTTGTAAAACTGGAGCAGTAAAATATGGCTGCCAAAGAGTTCTTAAGCTCTTTGACACATTAATTATTGAAGGTCCAAATGGATTCCACGAGTGTTTGGTGACCGAAGTGGTCTCTCCACTCAATGATCCAGGTGTTAGGCAATATTGTTCATTTGAAGCAGTACGCCAAATTGTAGAAGGGTTTGCGTTCCTTCATGAGGAAGGCATAGTACACGGAGGTAAACTAAGTAGTCTGTTCTACAGTAAAGACGGCCAAGCAGCTGACCTTGACAGATCCACACATCGCCAACTTTGGGATTGCCCTCCCCCAGCTGCAGCAATTCAAGGAAGACGATATTACGGAATACTTTGCTAATCCTGAAATCGTTCCAGTCGTTCCACGCGATCCAGCATTCCCACTGAACGCAGTACCCCCTTATATTGTGCCATCCGTATCAATCGCAGACTTTCTAACAAGAAGGAAGGCCTTCCCCGCCGCCTCGGTCATGTCTATCAAGATTCTGGACTTTGGAAGAGGTACATAGATATTGAGCACGTTTCTCGACCACAGCTGACACCATTATGGCTTGCCTGCATCGCCTACAGGCTAAGCGAGACTATCCCAAACTTGCCAGGCGCCGCCCCTATAGCGATTCGGCCCCCAGAATTTATGCTTCAGGAGCTGTGCCATGGCAGAATCGGCTCTACTTGGAGCCAGGCGGCTGACATTTGGGCCGTCGGATGTACGGTAAGTCATCATCACTAGGATAGTCAAACCATGAGGTTAATATTATGTATAGTTGTACCATGTCCAATTCGGCCACGAGCTTTCTTCGACATGGGGTTCTCTGAAAGACATTTTTTTTCGTGCCATTCGATTTGGTGGACCTGCCCCAGAAACTTGGCTCAAAGCTTGGACCACGCAAGATGGGCAATCTGAAAATTGTTGGTTTCCTCTGCCATTCCCCATTTGGTTCGGTTACTATTCGCGATACCTACTGACATTTTAGCAGCGCGCTTCTATGGCCGAGGCAAGATTTGGGAGGCGAATCGCAAGCCGTCTGGGTTTCCACAGGATGAGGAAAGCTCGGatttcctcaacctcatcaagaaAATGATTGTGACAAACCCTGACGAACGGAGCCTGATGGCGGTGCTGTTGACCGACCCATTCATGAGAGcagcaaggaggaaggaaGATGAGAGCATATAGATTTGGTGCCCTGATAGGTTGAAAATGAATCTGGCGAGACT
It contains:
- a CDS encoding Beige/BEACH domain-containing protein (similar to Neosartorya fischeri NRRL 181 XP_001259768.1), translating into MSSQPRRYRSSTAASAPTTSKSFEVLRNLLDSFSSAASSYAENGYPDINRLVKPLRDINQHVSASKSPALQDDFRHARGFDVLLDVLRAFSGFYDPQKRSEQEMMLLFRLLGAILKVLSSALRNHSGNRRFFRYRVAGGGWEALEQAIASIGLGGAEPDPWVSCHIFGKLLAFALDDEALDLLCQSIAKALRPDAETTPPDTSAKDEDQEKLPSEDGDEQWDLVLARSVENIGPSVREIVKPTSVIRYPEILRAVVSFWMAIPRSTNSPATPSSVFVLETILCAISDSIYNRAAVHSTGVLSQFLHASFGEGVCLAPPERERLLAICKLLMFLGVNQPADTQFLLSAPGSAAADFCLEMMSKYAGPPFFQFDLSLHGHSSLELSTLGRPFPPQSTAGYTFTAWIRVENFDPTAHTTLFGVFDTSQTCFVLMYLERDTHNFILQTSVYSNKPSVRFKSVSFCEKRWYHIAIVHRRPKTMTTSKASLYVNGEFTEQIRCNYPLTPPLSNDNNESFASFNSNHNKTNPVQAFLGTPLELSGKAGPGRVLSRWSLASAHLFEDVLSDDYLAVHYGLGPRYQGNYQDSLGGFQTYETSATLGLRNEITHPGKDENSDILRAVRDKASTLLPESKVMLSILPSATFPENVQYLDTGLLRSLPRISTRNLFRISSQEGAPLAINCAVPSLPDALFRAQGMASFRGTPIVAVPSYLDENLWRLAGFTPLALKLLERATTVDETVRAIEIMFHCIRKSWRNSEAMERDNGYGILGMLLRFKIGYGTQIAGEPAASRLLISNEDRDSLLFRILSLVLGFVGYNHAEPIDSFIVNPLAYRILLIDLDIWRKSAPRIQELYYKQFLTFAVNSKHHEFNSRRLTRMRIVKRLLDAMKGEAVSEDVVTHFMLAFDILVKSNLSQEVMRSLSLFITYAFHTPPASNPRTPKASASISRPTTPGALKKSFVDPLRVATPLAGTKFLTRRQLGTRVLAMYSRILCEKGNMNHIKKFARTVTNKWLLYLLADDDAEVVIHGCRILARLLVSHGSSYTSKFAGKSGGFIIMANKLKRFWANPKLWPICFSILFGYDAANISMDQGIDKTSLLNLFSKRKVAYPESLVIVTSMLQHGLKDVMKQQDDGDSRKKDNGTNEAGSRVSDPSIAMDCKVTNLDETDSPMAEPQVLLGVLQFLQELHERSPDFRDFAISSDWMRMLLNAVYPCIVSTDAVTPEVELNSRDSALTFDGSDVIICPMGRGSAPAPIVRTSSVDVLPSPQSTPPKGTPLRRASSFVLLTAQQANQSRQQDLERHSQRPNETADANSGVPALEGMLELVLQVFLDQVWNRKDFSGFALFTKVPPGFQEHQAYFESYLLKKILGKAMDRIHLNQKSLCEPRLLTNISRLCAQMSEAIFEGWFIDGAEVMIDFIGSNLEYLQRPDVANLKSVRLCSQAVSTIRSCLLRIILLKLSDLENARVTEKEAKDFMNKLGYWQMSILECFGHDDEYFRLFWYQLYMKLIDGKTAIRIAAANFLRIVMVQKPSESTALIRSCMTPDQRQLSQDFQKLTEVDDETFVLWVDKHRPSLDKLFFGNIAKTWEDFVSVENQRTGDSARGRLAKRKEKLKSWHSEGVNAGKTILNHDIGNTAWMKSIFNSEYYKYQRLLQDQQDDMAYLGAAYRRMEKDLRRPGAVFSEPTILKWKLDRTEGRNRMRLRLLPDSSGIDEKYQSKGKAMEAASVPLRVNTTVNTAVSANTTPSRTSSSANLTSGNDDVAPVESDSASGKQDQGLMTEDDFELVDDPNEPIDGEDTFEDKNRKVMRRLEHGDQVQAAYNMSRITGLEACEGILIVGKDALYMMDNVFQCASGDIVNVWQAPPEERDPFTMVVTGTKTLEKRQNAGMRDQDSRHWKWQDVISFSKRRFLFRDVAIEIFFTDGRSYLLTMLNSGVRDTVYGKLLNKAPHTSTTNALPNPEDAWRLEGLKTFDESPQGFGAGLGSRIGTLFNSAPSNPIVKRWQRGEVSNFHYLMMVNTMAGRTFNDLTQYPVFPWILADYTSEDLDLEDPATFRDLSKPMGAQTQARVPGFAETYSALKEIGQTPFHYGTHYSSAMIVSSYLIRLPPFVQSYLLVQGDSFDHADRLFQSIGDAWTSASSKNKTDVRELIPEFFCLPEFLTNINGYDFGRKQSTGARVDHVKLPPWAKGDPKIFIAKHREALESPYVSENLHHWIDLVFGCKQRGEAAVENLNVFHHLSYGGASDLDRITDANERAITAGVIHNFGQTPHQVFNKPHPAREYTQCPIRRLDTSIFSLTCLPRPLLESHERVASLIYAPKLDRLLCASAFRLNFAPYDKFLEWGYADSSIRFFFSDNRKPAGLFENLHTGQISCACFADSKTLITAGEDCVVSVYTVHTAPGKPVELVPRSSVFGHKTLVTAIAVSKAFSTFVTASADGQAFLWDLNQLTFIRKLPLVRLVECAAMNNVSGEVLLCSGPNILLYTLNGTLILDQNVCTEQDDYVQSCAFYEGAGNEWLENCLIFTGHSRGRVNVWRKCVLGGKWTLELLRRLDHVDFKSDTQDNTDAGITCIAPMPTCLYTGDEDGRVFEWNFGRGDR
- a CDS encoding protein kinase-like protein (similar to Metarhizium robertsii ARSEF 23 XP_007817153.2) produces the protein MLKLGYGAFATVWLARDLVEKRYVAVKVGLGSDTPHVSRETETLSQLCKTGAVKYGCQRVLKLFDTLIIEGPNGFHECLVTEVVSPLNDPGVRQYCSFEAVRQIVEGFAFLHEEGIVHGDPHIANFGIALPQLQQFKEDDITEYFANPEIVPVVPRDPAFPLNAVPPYIVPSVSIADFLTRRKAFPAASVMSIKILDFGRGAAPIAIRPPEFMLQELCHGRIGSTWSQAADIWAVGCTLYHVQFGHELSSTWGSLKDIFFRAIRFGGPAPETWLKAWTTQDGQSENSRFYGRGKIWEANRKPSGFPQDEESSDFLNLIKKMIVTNPDERSLMAVLLTDPFMRAARRKEDESI